TACCGTTTGTTGATATCGACAGGGCAGGTTTTGGTATAAAGATAACTGCACTGGAGGTTGCAGCATCATGGTTTGGTAAACAGGAAAGGTCCGATGAGAGGATCGCAAACAATCCGGTGCTTGCATTCTATTTTGAGAAACTCAGGCAGAAGGGCGCAGATTATCGCAGTGCCAGAGAAAAGGTAAAGCCAAAGGAAGCTGATCGCGAGTGGATAGAGACCCTGATAAGTGAGATATCTGAGGAAGAGGGCGGAAAGGATATGTTGAAACTTGTCCGCATCATAGCACCGGAGGACATCATGCAACCCTTATCTGATCTGATACTCACTAAGAATCAGGAAGAGGAGATTGAAAAAATTGTTCGGGCAATACAATACAGGGACTACCTTAGAAAAATAGGACTGTATGACATCGGAAAGGTTTTGATGGTTGGTCCACCGGGAACAGGAAAGACTTCAGCTGCAAGAGCACTTTCTGAAAAGCTGGGTATACCCTTTGTTGAGGTCAGGCTTTCAATGATAACAGATCAGTATCTGGGAGAGACTGCAAAGAACATAGACCGCGTATTTGAACTGGTCAAGCAGCTATCTCCGTGTATCCTTTTCATTGATGAATTTGATTTCATTGCAAAGACCCGGGTTTCAGATGAACATGCAGCCCTTAAAAGAGCAGTAAATACCCTGCTTAAAGCCATAGATGAGATCAGTCTTACAAGAGACGGTGTTCTGCTGATTGCTGCTACCAATCATCCCCGGATGCTGGACAGTGCAGCATGGCGAAGATTTGATGAGATTATGAATTTCCCGCTTCCGGATGTAGATATGAGACGGAAAATACTTGATATTGTTACCCGGGATATAGATGGTACATTTGATACGAAACAGATATCTCACCTGACCGAAGGATATACCGGCTCAGATCTGCGCATGGTTATCAGGGAGGCAGTACTGAGTTCACTGGTGGAGGACAGGACATATCTGACACAACAGGATCTGCTGTATGCAGTGGACAATTTCAATGAACGTGCAGTTATAAAGTCAGATGAATATGCTGCTTGATAGTATATTTGAGGTATTTAATGAAGGTCACATTGCTGGGAACAGGCGATGCAATAGGAACTCCTGTGGTGGGATGTAATTGCCCTGCATGCATAGACGGGAAAAACGGCGGAAGAAGCCGAAGGTATCGCTTTTCTGTTATGGTCGAATCACAGGGGGGCAAAAGGGTACTTATCGATACAGGCCCTGATCTGAAATGGCAGATGCTGGAAAATGATTTCAGCCATGTGGATGGCGTGATATGGACACATGGACATTATGATCACTATGCAGGATTTGTTGAATTTCACCGGATACAGAGAAAGGTGGATGTGTATGGCCTGACCCAGACACTGGATTATATACTGGATTATCTCTATTTTCTAAAACCTGTGCGCCATGATGTTTCAATGTATGAGTCGTTTTATATAGGTGACCTTGAATTCACTCTTTTTGAGGTTAATCATCCTCCCATGAAAAATGTTGCCGGTGTTATGATCTGTGAAGGAACCAGAAAGGTGGTCATTACAGGGGATACATGCAAAGATATTCCTCACAGGAGCATGTCTCTTATCAGAAACGCTGATCTTCTTATTGCAGATGCCATTGTTCCTTCGGGTTTTAATGTAACAAAACACATGAATTCACAGCAGGCTCTAAGATTTGCACAAGATACTGGAGCAAAGGATGTGGTATTGATCCATCTGAGCCATTATTTCAGACCCCATGATGAGGAGGCAGAGAATCTGCCCCTGGGATATGATGGGATGGAGATAGAGGTCTTATGAAATTGAACAATATTGATGGTTATAGGTGCCAGGGTATCACCGATCATTTCTGATCTGACATATTAAGTCTGGTGTAAAAAAAATGATACCAATAAGGTTTTAAATATGTATGTCTTCCTACATATCGTTAATTTAAACAGGAGTTTTTGATATGACGTTTGGAATAGAATTTGTGCCAAGCGATCCAGTTCACAAGATCGCATACTATGCAAAGCTTGCAGAAGACCAGGGTTTCAGTAACGTATGGATAACCGACCATTTCAACAATCGTGATGTGTACACAACACTGGCTACACTTGCCATGAACACAAACACCATCAAACTTGGTACAGGAGTTACGAACCCCTATACAAGAAATGTAGCAATCACCGCTTCAAGCATTGGCTCCATAAATGATATTTCAGGCGGCAGGGCCATTCTGGGAATCGGTCCAGGGGATAAGGCAACATTTGACTCTATGGGAATCTCGTGGGATAAACCACTGACCATGACCAAGGAAACTATTGCTGCACTAAGGGAATACTTTGCAGGAAATAAAGTCAGCATGGACGGCGAGATGGTCAAGGTCGGCGGTGCAAAGATGGCTTTCAAGACCGGCGATATCCCTATCTATATGGGTGCCCAGGGTCCAAAAATGCTTGAGCTTGCAGGAGAGGTGGCAGATGGTGTTCTGATCAATGCATCTCATCCAAAGGATTTC
Above is a genomic segment from Methanosalsum zhilinae DSM 4017 containing:
- a CDS encoding ATP-binding protein, giving the protein MSNSMVDIVELLLTAEIYNRYSELDVNDLPKNIRKKFWSREHRSVPRPVSVSVSDIKDLYQVEDVSRDVRSLPFVDIDRAGFGIKITALEVAASWFGKQERSDERIANNPVLAFYFEKLRQKGADYRSAREKVKPKEADREWIETLISEISEEEGGKDMLKLVRIIAPEDIMQPLSDLILTKNQEEEIEKIVRAIQYRDYLRKIGLYDIGKVLMVGPPGTGKTSAARALSEKLGIPFVEVRLSMITDQYLGETAKNIDRVFELVKQLSPCILFIDEFDFIAKTRVSDEHAALKRAVNTLLKAIDEISLTRDGVLLIAATNHPRMLDSAAWRRFDEIMNFPLPDVDMRRKILDIVTRDIDGTFDTKQISHLTEGYTGSDLRMVIREAVLSSLVEDRTYLTQQDLLYAVDNFNERAVIKSDEYAA
- a CDS encoding MBL fold metallo-hydrolase, with protein sequence MKVTLLGTGDAIGTPVVGCNCPACIDGKNGGRSRRYRFSVMVESQGGKRVLIDTGPDLKWQMLENDFSHVDGVIWTHGHYDHYAGFVEFHRIQRKVDVYGLTQTLDYILDYLYFLKPVRHDVSMYESFYIGDLEFTLFEVNHPPMKNVAGVMICEGTRKVVITGDTCKDIPHRSMSLIRNADLLIADAIVPSGFNVTKHMNSQQALRFAQDTGAKDVVLIHLSHYFRPHDEEAENLPLGYDGMEIEVL
- the mer gene encoding 5,10-methylenetetrahydromethanopterin reductase; its protein translation is MTFGIEFVPSDPVHKIAYYAKLAEDQGFSNVWITDHFNNRDVYTTLATLAMNTNTIKLGTGVTNPYTRNVAITASSIGSINDISGGRAILGIGPGDKATFDSMGISWDKPLTMTKETIAALREYFAGNKVSMDGEMVKVGGAKMAFKTGDIPIYMGAQGPKMLELAGEVADGVLINASHPKDFEVAMEKISAGAKKAGRSMDEIDVGAYTCFSVDKDAGKAIGAAKVVVAFIVAGSPDMVLERHGIDVEAKKKIGEAISKGDFGALMGGLVTDGMMDAFSICGTPDECKQRINDLLDIGVTQIVVGSPIGPNKEKAIKLIGKEIIGGN